In the Arachis stenosperma cultivar V10309 chromosome 8, arast.V10309.gnm1.PFL2, whole genome shotgun sequence genome, aattttatttttgtttgtgaaaattgaTGTTCATGgttgatggtttgaatttgaatgtaatgTAGGAGTTCTGAATCTGAATTATTCTTTTGATGAATATGTTTCTTCCCAATTTTGGTGCatttgaaattataaattagTTTATTTTGGAAATATTTTCGGTGTATTTTCAGTTTCTGTGTGATGTTGATGAGCAGTTTGTGCCAAAAGTTGGGATAACTTTTAACACGTTTGAAGAGGTTGAAAAATTCTACAAAGATTATTTTAaacttgttgaattttttacaaaaattcggaacacaaataaaaaaataaaattaagaaccaattaattacatgtagcagagagaaaaaatgaaaatcaGATATATATCCAACTCAGAAGACAAATCCCTCAACTGGACTAAATTGTtctgcaagaatttatatacgTATATTGAAGGACGTTGTGAATATATGATTTACTTTTTATAGTTGAACCTTTTAGATGGTGAATCAGTCATGCAGTCAAATTCCAGCCATTTTCATGAACATATTATGAATTATCAGTTTAAATATTCAAGAGAATAAGATagattttttagtatttatgtAAAGGCATTTCGATATTTTATAACAATTTCGATGtaatttatgtaatttttattatgGAAATGAGGTctactttttatattttcttattttgttcCATTTTACCATGTTActatttgttttaaaattagtttttcaattttttaagagatttatttgttttaaatatACAGTACACAGATAATTCAATAGTTAAGCAATGTAAAAATTCAACCTACACAATTTTTATATCTCCTGATGAAAATCAATAGAAAAAATTATAAGCATTCTCGGTGTTTATTTGAATAGTTTTTAGTGTATTCGGTGTAGCAATTTGGtgtattatataaattattcttctttttctgtattttttgtGAACTTTGATTCATTCAAATTAACAGAATTTTAATACAGTATAGACAGGTTCTTAGAAGTTTAAATTTGcaaataaattttatgaaaTGTTTGGATTGAATATTTACAAAGATACAAAGaatgtatttattttaactatatATTGCACAGACAATTCAGTAAACAACTAGtataaaaattcttaacaaTTTACAATATTTAAACTATCTACTATTAATATCTCCTGATGAAAATTTAGGACAAAAAACATATATAAGTCAAGGGTAGCCAGAATTTACGTGAATCCGCTAAGTTAAAAATTGcttcattaatcaaccaaagcacTTCTCTATACAATTCGAACCATCTTAGTTCGAATTGTACTTGTATATAATTTGAACCGAATCAGCACGAATTACTTGGCAACATtcacactaattcgaaccaagTTGGTTTGAACTTAAAACATACATAATTTGAACTAGATGAGTTTGAATTATATAGGTGGAAGCTAACCaaagtaattcgaaccaagtaGGTTCGAATtactaattaataatttgaaccaggctggttcgaattagttAGGACTAGACCTGTATATATATGGTGTGAACGTGAGTTGCTCTCATTAGAGGGGTAAGATGGCTAGTAAGGAGAGTTTCGTAGTGTTGGTTTATCACAGAGGATCCATTAAGAAAAAAACTCGTTCCATTGTGAAGTTCACTGATAAGGATCCTCTGTTTATGATTGTCAGGCCTACGATGAGGTATGAGGACTTTGTTAGCTCTGTACTGCTGAAACTTGGTCTCGAAGGTGTGAAACGGGTTAAGAAGTTTTTCTATCGCATTCCAATCACGGTGCTCCAGGAAACCGTTAAGTATGATTGTTTCACGATCGGGAGTGATGAGGACTTGCGGGTCATGTTTCATTGTGGCCGGCAGTTTCCAAAGGTGAGGACACCAGAACTGTTGGCAAAGTTAGTTGACGTGGTATCCAGCTTGGGGGGTTCGAACCGGAATACCACCACTTTAACCATGGTAGCCGGCTCTAGCTCCAGACCTGCCGTTGCTTCTTCCTCCGTCCCTGCGTACGAGCCACCCGTCCAACCTGTTGCCTCCCTTTCGTTCGCTGTTGATCTCAATGGCAGTGTAGGCGACGAGGTCGGAACAGGGAAATTTCTGCGAACCTCTTTACAGTGTGCTGCACCGGCTGGGGTTGGAGATGGATTTTTGGATGATCCAGAGGACGATGATGTCGAGCCGGACATGATTGCTGATGACAGTGGCGATGATGTCGGAGCAAGTGAGCCTGCTGGGGCGGGCGGTGGTTCTAGCTCTGGCACACAGCAGTACCCTCCACATTTTTCCTCTTTGGACTTAGATGCCATGAGGCAGGAGGGGGTTCTTGGGCAGCCGGCTAGATTTGGCGCTAGAGATGGTGAAGGGTCTGCAGGTCTGACAGAGTTTCAGGTTGGTCAGCAATTTCAAGATAAAGATGAGGCCATGTTAAGTGTGAAGACTTACAGCATCCGTCGAGGGGTACAGTACAAGGTCGTGGAGTTTGACTATCGCCGGTATTTGGGCAAGTGTTCTGAGTTCGGGAATGGGTGCACATGGTTGATTCGCCTGAGTCTCCGATAGTGCAAGGGCCTTTGGGAAGTCAAATGCTACAATGGACCGCATACGTGTCTCGCCACCTCCATCTCCAATGACCACAGGAGTTTGGATTACCATGTGATATCGGCATTCATTATGCCAATGGTTAGGGTTGTTGCATCCGTCAGCATCAAGGTGCTCCTAAATGCCACCACCTCACACTTTGGGTTTAGGCCTACGTACAGGAGGGTCTGATTGGCCAAGCAGAAGGCTGTTGCCCTCATCTATGGTGACTGGGATGAGTCGTACAACGAGCTCCCAAGGTGGGTGTTAGGAGTCCATTTGACGATGCCTGGTACTGTTGCAGTCCTTAGGACGAGTCCTGTTCGTATCGGTGCACAGCTGGACGAGTCTCAAGCTTATTTTCACAGACTATTCTAGACGTTTTCACCATGTATCAAGGCATTCTGTCATTGCAAACCCCTAGTTAGTATTGACGGCACCATCTCTATGGCAAGTATGGGGGAACGTTGCTTGTCACGATTGCACAGGACGGGAACTCCAACATACTCCCTGTGGCATTCGCATTAGTCGAGGGTGAGAATGCTGAGTCGTGGGCATTCTTTCTCTCCCACCTGCGTCAGCATGTGACACCACAGCTGGGTCTGCTGGTTATATCGGACAGGCATAACGGCATCAAGGCCGCGCTTGAGGCTCCTGACGGAGGATGGTTACCTCCGTCTGCATATCGGGCATTCTGCATTCGACATGTAGCGGCAAATTTCGTCCTAACCTTCAAGGGCAAAGACGCAAGGAGGCTACTTGTGAATGCGGCGTACGCTAAGACCGAGGTCGAGTTCCATTACTGGTTTGATATTCTGAGGTCTGAAGACCCGGCGATGTGTGACTGGGCGAACCGGATTGAGTATTCATTGTGGACACAGCATTATGATGAGGGGCATAGATTTGGACACATGACGACGAATATTTCTGAGTGTGTGAACTCAATCCTCAAGGGTGTCAGAAACCTTCCTGTGTGCTCGCTAGTGAAGACAACATACGGAAGGTTGGCCGAATTATTTGTTCGCAAAGGGAGAGAGGCTGAGGCGCAGCAGGGAACCGGACAACAATTTAGTCAGCACTTGGTGAAGTGTATAGAGGCCAACTTGAAGACGGCTAGGTGCTTCACGGTGACT is a window encoding:
- the LOC130945502 gene encoding uncharacterized protein LOC130945502, yielding MASKESFVVLVYHRGSIKKKTRSIVKFTDKDPLFMIVRPTMRYEDFVSSVLLKLGLEGVKRVKKFFYRIPITVLQETVKYDCFTIGSDEDLRVMFHCGRQFPKVRTPELLAKLVDVVSSLGGSNRNTTTLTMVAGSSSRPAVASSSVPAYEPPVQPVASLSFAVDLNGSVGDEVGTGKFLRTSLQCAAPAGVGDGFLDDPEDDDVEPDMIADDSGDDVGASEPAGAGGGSSSGTQQYPPHFSSLDLDAMRQEGVLGQPARFGARDGEGSAGLTEFQVGQQFQDKDEAMLSVKTYSIRRGVQYKVVEFDYRRYLGKCSEFGNGCTWLIRLSLR
- the LOC130945503 gene encoding uncharacterized protein LOC130945503, coding for MVRVVASVSIKVLLNATTSHFGFRPTYRRDGNSNILPVAFALVEGENAESWAFFLSHLRQHVTPQLGLLVISDRHNGIKAALEAPDGGWLPPSAYRAFCIRHVAANFVLTFKGKDARRLLVNAAYAKTEVEFHYWFDILRSEDPAMCDWANRIEYSLWTQHYDEGHRFGHMTTNISECVNSILKGVRNLPVCSLVKTTYGRLAELFVRKGREAEAQQGTGQQFSQHLVKCIEANLKTARCFTVTLYDRDNSEFTVAETTPTGSFSLGSYRVSLASQTCDCGYFQELHFPCPHALACCAYSRLTSEPYVHQVYRLSSLFSVYRMGFTPPFPEGFWPPYDGPTVIPDPNKRRAREGRLRSTRIRTNMDEADPNRPKRCGLCRQPNYTRRSCPQLRRAEHTRGHD